The following proteins are co-located in the Deltaproteobacteria bacterium genome:
- a CDS encoding ABC transporter substrate-binding protein — MDRRVPRTGFVVALVFMCATRLQAAQTDLNKLTVGYSPISAATLPFFIAVEERLFQKHGLEVAPVFFGGSPLINAAMMAGEFPIGLTGGAGIISSRLAGTDLMVIGSYLQVLTIDGWARPPIKTVDELRGKKVAVSRIGASTYFAGLSMLDSRGLKPNDVAFIQAGGVGESYMALVNGAVDAAMIGFPFGLRAKQAGFQLLFRPPDTEYGLFPNATIAARESWLKDQRNRRVWLGFLRAMNEGLVLSKTDAAVSKKALRKYTRVQDETTLQHTFEFFQPYFPTSLRVIEKAMANAIKFLDHPKARQLDPRQTYDNSYVEEALR; from the coding sequence ATGGATCGCAGGGTTCCAAGGACTGGGTTCGTAGTTGCGCTTGTCTTCATGTGCGCTACCCGTCTTCAGGCGGCGCAAACTGACCTGAACAAGCTCACCGTTGGCTATTCGCCGATCTCGGCGGCGACGCTGCCGTTTTTCATCGCCGTCGAGGAGCGGTTGTTTCAAAAGCATGGGCTTGAAGTCGCGCCGGTGTTTTTTGGCGGCTCGCCGTTGATCAACGCGGCGATGATGGCGGGGGAGTTTCCCATCGGGCTCACCGGCGGCGCGGGGATTATTTCCAGCCGGCTTGCGGGCACCGACCTGATGGTCATCGGCTCCTATCTACAAGTCCTCACCATCGACGGCTGGGCGCGCCCGCCGATCAAAACCGTCGACGAGCTAAGAGGCAAAAAAGTTGCGGTGAGCCGTATCGGTGCGTCGACTTATTTTGCCGGGCTCTCAATGCTTGACTCGCGTGGGCTAAAACCGAACGATGTTGCTTTCATTCAAGCCGGCGGTGTCGGCGAGTCCTATATGGCGCTGGTGAACGGCGCGGTGGATGCCGCCATGATCGGTTTTCCCTTTGGCCTGCGTGCGAAACAGGCCGGCTTTCAATTGCTGTTTCGCCCGCCCGACACCGAGTATGGTTTGTTTCCCAACGCGACTATCGCCGCCCGCGAATCCTGGTTGAAAGACCAGCGCAACCGGCGCGTCTGGCTGGGCTTCCTGCGCGCGATGAACGAAGGGCTGGTGCTATCAAAAACCGACGCGGCGGTCAGCAAAAAGGCGCTGCGCAAATATACCCGCGTGCAGGACGAGACGACGCTGCAACATACCTTTGAGTTTTTCCAGCCCTATTTTCCGACCAGCCTGCGCGTCATTGAAAAGGCGATGGCCAACGCGATCAAGTTTCTCGATCATCCCAAGGCGAGGCAGTTGGACCCCAGACAAACCTACGACAACAGCTACGTCGAAGAGGCACTGCGATAG
- a CDS encoding amidohydrolase, with amino-acid sequence MPGVLDADTHIAESEAMWQFIDKEMYPRRPVLARIPDDTWYAERNAFWLIDGEIFPKPAGKASFSLITPSAQKKESGRGDIHLAVRELTDPAARLRDMDKIGVDVQVIYPTLFLVHLTDDPQLDVALCRAYNRFVAQACAKAPDRLKWAVILPLRDPEASLAEMKWAKEQGAVGVFFRGMEGNLTLDNPFLHPVYALAEKLDLTICIHTGSGSRHLMQLFDVERNHTFAHNRVLPVVAFRDLVANRIPEMFPKLRFGYIEAAASWVPYIWHVLRRSARPDFKTKNPQDFFREYRFWIACEADEELPHLLNYIGEEHIVIGSDYGHNDPSKEPEFVKNMRGREDVAPKVIEKILCDNPRKLYGLT; translated from the coding sequence ATGCCCGGAGTTTTAGACGCCGACACCCACATCGCTGAGTCGGAGGCGATGTGGCAATTCATCGACAAAGAAATGTATCCGCGCCGGCCGGTGCTGGCGCGCATTCCTGACGACACTTGGTACGCTGAGCGCAACGCCTTTTGGTTGATCGACGGTGAGATATTTCCCAAGCCGGCCGGCAAGGCGAGCTTTAGCTTGATCACGCCATCGGCGCAGAAAAAGGAGTCGGGCCGCGGTGATATTCATCTCGCGGTGCGCGAGCTGACCGATCCGGCGGCGCGGCTGCGCGACATGGACAAGATCGGTGTCGACGTGCAGGTGATCTATCCGACGTTGTTTCTCGTCCACCTCACCGACGACCCGCAGCTCGATGTCGCGCTCTGCCGCGCCTACAACCGCTTCGTCGCGCAGGCCTGCGCCAAGGCGCCGGACCGGCTCAAGTGGGCGGTGATTTTACCGCTGCGCGATCCCGAGGCGTCGCTGGCAGAGATGAAATGGGCCAAAGAGCAGGGTGCGGTGGGCGTGTTCTTTCGCGGTATGGAAGGTAATTTGACCCTCGACAATCCATTTCTACATCCCGTCTACGCCCTTGCGGAGAAGCTCGACCTGACGATCTGCATCCACACTGGCTCGGGCAGCCGCCATCTGATGCAGCTCTTCGACGTCGAGCGTAATCATACGTTTGCGCACAACCGGGTGCTGCCGGTGGTGGCGTTCCGCGATTTGGTCGCCAATCGTATTCCCGAAATGTTTCCCAAGCTGCGCTTCGGTTACATCGAAGCGGCGGCGAGCTGGGTGCCGTATATCTGGCACGTCCTGCGCCGCTCGGCCCGTCCCGATTTCAAGACTAAGAATCCGCAGGACTTTTTCCGCGAATATCGCTTTTGGATCGCCTGCGAAGCCGACGAAGAGCTGCCGCATTTGCTCAACTATATTGGCGAGGAGCACATCGTGATCGGCTCGGACTACGGCCACAACGATCCCTCCAAGGAGCCGGAGTTCGTCAAGAATATGCGTGGGCGGGAAGATGTTGCGCCGAAAGTGATAGAGAAGATTCTGTGTGACAATCCGCGTAAGCTCTACGGGTTGACATGA
- a CDS encoding ornithine cyclodeaminase family protein → MLLITDPEVRQVLNMRDCIDAMARAFAEEARGIAVNKPRTRYKVPPAVDKPGYMANIIPGAVPSAGVAALRYDSTIVQEHVVAGSKRLDFPSPLKRSWGFVLLFSLQTGEPLALIHDFSMSAIRVGATTGIANRALARTNAKVVGIFGSGNEARTNLEAICAVRSIEAVRVYSPNKEHRDRFAEEMTEKLNVEVQPVTSAEAVVRGADIVMCASNSSEPVFKGEWLEPGQLVTTIVNTDGVHRRSEADATTMTRADLIVLNNKETAITNQQRELLDLIDGEKLGWDKICELGQVLIGKHAGRQNDRQIIYYKSNTGVGIQFAATGALIYEACKKQGLGRELPSEWFGADMSEWMDKGFMPSP, encoded by the coding sequence ATGCTGCTCATCACTGATCCCGAAGTGCGCCAGGTGTTGAACATGCGCGATTGCATCGACGCCATGGCGCGGGCCTTTGCTGAAGAGGCGCGCGGCATTGCCGTAAACAAACCGCGCACCCGTTACAAGGTGCCGCCCGCTGTCGACAAGCCTGGCTACATGGCGAACATCATTCCCGGTGCCGTGCCGAGCGCCGGCGTGGCGGCGCTGCGCTACGACTCGACGATTGTGCAGGAGCATGTGGTCGCTGGCAGCAAGCGGCTAGATTTTCCGTCGCCGCTCAAGCGCAGCTGGGGATTTGTCCTGCTCTTCAGCTTGCAAACCGGCGAGCCGCTGGCGCTGATCCACGACTTCAGCATGTCGGCGATCCGCGTCGGAGCGACTACGGGGATTGCCAACCGGGCGCTCGCAAGAACCAACGCCAAAGTCGTCGGCATTTTCGGCTCGGGCAACGAGGCGAGAACGAATCTGGAAGCAATCTGCGCGGTGCGCAGTATCGAAGCGGTCCGCGTCTACAGCCCCAACAAAGAGCACCGTGATCGCTTTGCTGAAGAGATGACCGAGAAGCTGAACGTCGAGGTGCAGCCGGTGACCAGCGCTGAAGCGGTGGTGAGGGGCGCGGATATCGTCATGTGCGCGTCCAATTCCAGCGAACCGGTTTTCAAAGGCGAATGGCTGGAGCCAGGTCAGTTGGTGACAACCATCGTGAATACCGATGGGGTGCACCGGCGCAGCGAAGCGGACGCAACAACGATGACCCGCGCCGATCTGATCGTGCTCAACAACAAAGAAACAGCCATCACCAATCAGCAGCGCGAATTGCTCGATTTGATCGACGGGGAGAAGCTTGGTTGGGATAAGATTTGTGAACTCGGGCAAGTCCTAATCGGGAAACACGCTGGTCGGCAAAACGACCGGCAGATCATCTATTACAAGAGCAACACGGGCGTCGGCATTCAATTCGCAGCCACTGGGGCCTTGATCTATGAAGCGTGCAAAAAACAAGGTTTGGGGCGAGAATTGCCGAGCGAATGGTTTGGCGCCGACATGAGCGAGTGGATGGACAAGGGGTTCATGCCCTCGCCATGA